A single Rhizobium sullae DNA region contains:
- a CDS encoding Lrp/AsnC family transcriptional regulator has product MLDQFDIRLLSAIQDNADLTNAELSERVALSGSQCARRLERLRQEGYIEKSVCVLSAKKLGLAVTAYTTISLSSHTEEGNRRLHRFIEDAPEILECYSQTGDADFLMKITVKDLDHLSEFLERMIHKAGGLLSVKSSIMLKTIKKTNSLPLKFE; this is encoded by the coding sequence ATGCTCGATCAGTTCGATATCCGCCTCCTTTCAGCGATCCAAGACAACGCCGATCTCACCAACGCCGAATTGTCCGAGCGCGTCGCGCTTTCGGGATCGCAATGCGCTCGGCGTCTCGAGCGGCTGCGGCAGGAGGGGTACATCGAGAAGTCGGTATGCGTACTGAGCGCCAAAAAGCTCGGTCTGGCCGTGACCGCTTACACCACGATCAGTCTGAGTTCTCATACGGAAGAGGGAAATCGAAGGCTGCATCGTTTCATCGAAGACGCGCCCGAAATCCTTGAATGCTATTCCCAGACTGGTGACGCCGACTTTCTAATGAAGATCACGGTGAAGGACCTTGATCACCTCAGCGAGTTCCTTGAGCGGATGATCCATAAGGCAGGAGGGTTGCTCTCGGTAAAGTCGAGTATCATGTTGAAGACCATCAAGAAGACAAATTCTCTGCCACTGAAATTCGAGTAG
- a CDS encoding NUDIX domain-containing protein translates to MIEKAMVYGTTSRGLLVFDEPDFPEIPIQVPGGTVEAGEQVIDAARREFGEETEQSPALRN, encoded by the coding sequence TTGATTGAGAAAGCCATGGTCTACGGCACCACCTCTCGCGGTCTTTTGGTATTTGATGAACCCGATTTTCCTGAAATTCCCATACAAGTGCCGGGAGGAACAGTCGAAGCGGGGGAGCAGGTGATTGATGCCGCCCGCCGTGAATTCGGCGAGGAAACCGAGCAAAGCCCCGCCCTTCGAAACTGA
- a CDS encoding NUDIX hydrolase — MAEIPIRCFAVSVVLLRRVPAECEVLLLRRNHTLVGEWCQIAGAIEEGEKAWEAALREASEETNLTCDRLYSADICEQFYEADRDAISMLPVFVGFVDADATVVLNHEHSEFRWVSFEAALEMVPFAGQRHVLRHVEAEFVRREPVRHLLIEAACRWPWSARNS; from the coding sequence ATGGCTGAAATTCCGATCCGATGCTTTGCGGTGTCTGTCGTTCTTCTACGCAGGGTGCCTGCCGAATGCGAAGTGTTGCTTCTACGCCGGAATCACACGCTGGTGGGCGAATGGTGCCAGATCGCCGGCGCGATCGAGGAGGGTGAAAAGGCATGGGAAGCGGCGCTACGCGAAGCGAGCGAGGAGACAAACCTCACCTGCGACCGTCTGTATTCCGCAGATATTTGTGAGCAGTTCTACGAGGCCGATCGTGATGCCATCAGCATGTTACCGGTCTTCGTCGGTTTCGTGGATGCTGATGCGACCGTCGTCCTCAATCACGAACACAGCGAATTTCGATGGGTGTCCTTCGAGGCGGCCTTGGAAATGGTGCCATTCGCAGGGCAACGTCATGTACTGAGGCATGTAGAGGCCGAATTTGTAAGACGTGAGCCGGTTCGGCATCTCTTGATCGAAGCGGCTTGTCGGTGGCCCTGGTCAGCAAGGAATTCGTGA
- a CDS encoding histidine phosphatase family protein: protein MKNLFVVTHTQSIHHVENKVGGWYDTGLTAQGEADAGVTADRLAATIGDAPVEIFSSDLLRASQTAAIIADRFLCPIETTSDLRELSYGSAGGMPQAWLDARQIPAPDNDRMDHRGGIEDGETRREIAERVYRSIDRIASRPCDNQIIVTHGFALTFVIAAWIMMPIEAAGFVSFPAKSGSITHLRQDDYWRSRAVLRLADTSHLKE from the coding sequence ATGAAGAATCTATTTGTTGTCACACACACTCAGTCTATCCATCACGTCGAAAACAAGGTCGGAGGCTGGTACGATACTGGCCTGACCGCACAAGGTGAAGCTGACGCAGGAGTTACAGCTGACAGGTTGGCCGCAACAATAGGTGACGCTCCCGTGGAAATTTTCAGCTCCGATCTTTTACGGGCTTCGCAAACTGCCGCAATTATCGCTGACCGCTTTCTCTGCCCGATCGAAACCACCAGCGATCTCCGGGAACTCAGCTATGGTTCTGCTGGCGGCATGCCGCAAGCATGGCTCGATGCGCGCCAGATCCCAGCTCCCGACAACGATAGGATGGACCACCGAGGCGGAATCGAGGACGGTGAGACCAGACGTGAAATCGCAGAGCGGGTCTATCGATCCATAGATCGCATTGCATCACGCCCCTGTGACAACCAGATCATCGTCACTCATGGTTTTGCGCTCACCTTCGTCATCGCCGCCTGGATCATGATGCCGATCGAAGCTGCTGGCTTTGTCAGTTTTCCGGCAAAATCGGGCAGCATCACCCACCTTCGGCAGGATGATTATTGGCGGAGCCGTGCTGTCCTGCGGTTGGCAGACACCTCTCACCTGAAGGAGTAG
- the traD gene encoding type IV conjugative transfer system coupling protein TraD, which yields MSRTLTSDARKKDTREKIELGGLIVKAGLRYEKRALLLGALIDLARRIKGDDGERSRLTGLGVEDFGNDDQ from the coding sequence ATGAGCAGGACTTTGACATCCGACGCCCGCAAGAAGGACACGCGCGAAAAAATCGAGCTCGGCGGCCTGATCGTCAAGGCAGGACTGCGCTACGAGAAGCGGGCGCTGTTGCTGGGCGCGCTGATCGATCTCGCCCGCCGTATCAAGGGCGACGATGGCGAGCGATCCAGGCTCACCGGACTCGGCGTGGAGGACTTCGGCAATGACGATCAATAG
- the traC gene encoding conjugal transfer protein TraC, whose translation MKKPSAKIRDEIAKLQEQLKLAETREAERIGRIALKAGVGEIEIDEAELQAAFEEVAKRFHGGQGGGKSATTGGKKGAGDSSGQASAAADAPGAGAGSAGEA comes from the coding sequence ATGAAGAAGCCATCCGCGAAAATCCGCGACGAAATTGCCAAACTGCAGGAGCAGCTCAAGCTCGCCGAGACCAGGGAAGCCGAGCGGATCGGCCGGATCGCGCTCAAGGCGGGCGTCGGCGAGATCGAGATCGACGAGGCGGAGCTTCAGGCAGCCTTTGAGGAAGTAGCGAAGCGGTTTCACGGAGGCCAAGGGGGAGGGAAGAGCGCGACGACCGGAGGGAAGAAGGGCGCCGGCGACAGCAGCGGACAAGCGTCGGCCGCGGCGGACGCGCCTGGCGCGGGCGCGGGCAGCGCTGGCGAGGCTTGA
- the traA gene encoding Ti-type conjugative transfer relaxase TraA, protein MAVPHFSVSVVARGSGRSAVLSAAYRHCAKMEFEREARTIDYTRKQGLLHEEFVIPADAPEWVRNMIADHSVAGASEAFWNKAEGFEKRSDAQLAKDVTIALPLELTAEQNIALMRDFVEQHITAQGMVADWVYHDAPGNPHVHLMTTLRPLTENGFGSKKVAVLGPDGKPIRNDAGKIVYQLWAGCTEDFNAFRDGWFACQNKHLALAGLDIRIDGRSFEKQGIDLEPTIHLGVGAKAIERKAEQSDHKSETSTPKLERIELQERRRSENARRIQRRPEIVLDLITREKSVFDERDVAKVLYRYIDDAALFQSLMVRILQSPEALRLERERINFATGIRTPAKYTTREMIRLEAEMANRAIWLSGRASHDLREAVLQATLARHARLSDEQRTAIEHVAGGERIAAVVGRAGAGKTTMMRAAREAWEAAGYRVVGGALAGKAAEGLEKEAGIQSRTLSSWELRWNQGRNQLDDKTVFVLDEAGMASSRQMALFVEAVTKAGAKLVLVGDPEQLQPIEAGAAFRAIADRIGYAELDTIYRQRQQWMRDASLDLARGNVGKAVDAYRAHGHVRGLDLKAQAVESLIADWDREYDPSKTSLILAHLRRDVRMLNEMARAKLVERGVIADGFAFKTEDGTRMFATGDQIVFLKNEGSLGVKNGMLAKVLEAAPGRIVAEIGEGEHRRQVTIEQRFYNNLDHGYATSIHKSQGATVDRVKVLASLSLDRHLTYVAMTRHREDLAVYYGSRSFAKSGGLIPILSRRNAKETTLDYEKASFYGQALRFAEARGLHLVNVARTIAHDRLQWAVRQKQKLADLGARLAAIGAALGLVRGSNKHSIPDTIKEAKPMVSGITTFPKSLDQAVEDKLAADPGLKKQWEDVSTRFQLVYAKPEAAFKAINVDAMVKDQSVAQSTLARIAGEPESFGALNGKTGLLASRADKQDREKAVANVAALARNLERYLRERAEAEFKHETEERAVRLKVSVDIPALSPAAKQTLERVHDAIDRNDLPAGVEYALADKMVKAELEGFAKAVSERFGERTFLPLSAKDTDGKTFETVTAGMTAGQKAEVQSAWNSMRTVQQLAAYERTTEALKHAETLRQTKSQGLSLK, encoded by the coding sequence GTGGCCGTCCCTCACTTCTCCGTCAGCGTCGTCGCCCGTGGCTCCGGCCGCAGCGCCGTCCTGTCGGCGGCCTACCGGCACTGCGCCAAGATGGAGTTCGAACGGGAAGCCCGGACGATCGACTACACGCGAAAGCAGGGGCTCCTGCATGAGGAGTTCGTGATCCCTGCCGACGCGCCGGAATGGGTGCGCAACATGATTGCCGATCACTCGGTCGCCGGGGCATCCGAGGCCTTCTGGAACAAAGCGGAGGGCTTCGAGAAGCGATCCGACGCGCAGCTCGCCAAGGACGTCACCATAGCCCTGCCGCTCGAGCTGACGGCCGAGCAGAACATCGCGCTCATGCGCGACTTTGTGGAGCAGCACATCACCGCGCAAGGCATGGTCGCGGACTGGGTCTATCACGACGCCCCCGGCAATCCTCACGTCCACCTCATGACCACATTGCGCCCGCTGACCGAAAACGGTTTCGGTTCGAAGAAGGTCGCGGTGCTCGGCCCGGACGGCAAGCCAATCCGAAATGACGCCGGCAAAATCGTCTATCAGCTGTGGGCCGGTTGCACTGAGGATTTCAATGCGTTTCGCGACGGCTGGTTCGCCTGCCAGAACAAACATCTGGCGCTTGCCGGCCTCGATATCCGCATCGATGGCCGTTCCTTCGAAAAGCAGGGTATCGACCTCGAGCCAACCATTCACCTCGGCGTCGGCGCCAAAGCCATCGAGCGCAAGGCCGAGCAATCCGACCACAAGTCGGAGACCTCGACTCCCAAACTCGAACGCATCGAGCTTCAGGAGCGGCGCCGCAGCGAGAATGCGCGGCGCATCCAGCGCCGTCCGGAGATCGTGCTCGACCTGATCACGCGGGAGAAGAGCGTCTTCGACGAACGCGATGTTGCGAAGGTGTTGTATCGCTATATCGACGATGCCGCTCTGTTCCAGAGCCTGATGGTCAGGATCCTGCAGAGCCCGGAAGCGCTTCGCCTCGAACGCGAGCGGATCAACTTTGCGACTGGTATTCGAACACCAGCCAAGTATACGACCCGTGAGATGATCCGGCTTGAAGCCGAGATGGCCAATCGCGCGATCTGGCTCTCCGGTCGCGCCTCCCATGACCTCCGTGAGGCGGTGCTGCAGGCGACCTTGGCGCGCCATGCCCGTCTGTCGGATGAGCAGCGAACGGCCATCGAACATGTCGCTGGCGGCGAACGGATCGCCGCCGTCGTCGGTCGCGCCGGCGCCGGCAAGACGACGATGATGAGGGCGGCGCGCGAGGCGTGGGAAGCGGCCGGCTATCGGGTCGTTGGCGGCGCCTTAGCTGGCAAAGCGGCCGAAGGCCTGGAGAAGGAAGCCGGCATTCAGTCCCGCACATTGTCGTCGTGGGAGCTGCGCTGGAACCAGGGCCGTAACCAGCTCGACGATAAGACCGTCTTCGTGCTGGACGAGGCGGGCATGGCGTCGTCGCGGCAGATGGCGCTGTTCGTCGAAGCCGTCACCAAGGCCGGTGCCAAACTCGTCCTGGTCGGCGATCCGGAACAGCTTCAACCGATCGAAGCGGGTGCCGCCTTCCGAGCGATTGCCGATCGCATCGGCTATGCCGAACTCGACACGATCTATCGTCAGCGCCAGCAATGGATGCGCGACGCGTCGCTCGATCTCGCTCGCGGCAATGTCGGCAAAGCGGTCGATGCCTATCGTGCACATGGGCACGTCAGGGGGTTGGACCTCAAGGCGCAGGCGGTGGAAAGCCTCATTGCCGATTGGGATCGCGAATACGATCCTTCGAAGACCAGCCTGATCCTCGCACACCTTCGCCGCGATGTTCGGATGTTGAACGAGATGGCGCGCGCCAAGCTGGTCGAACGCGGCGTCATCGCAGACGGATTTGCGTTCAAGACAGAGGACGGAACCCGCATGTTCGCGACCGGCGACCAGATCGTGTTCCTCAAGAACGAGGGCAGCCTTGGCGTCAAGAACGGCATGCTCGCAAAGGTGCTTGAGGCTGCGCCCGGCCGGATCGTCGCTGAGATCGGCGAAGGGGAGCATCGTCGCCAGGTCACGATCGAGCAGCGCTTCTATAACAACCTCGACCACGGCTATGCGACGTCGATCCACAAGAGCCAGGGCGCGACCGTCGACCGGGTGAAGGTGCTTGCTTCCCTTTCATTGGACCGGCATCTTACCTATGTGGCCATGACGCGCCATCGTGAGGATCTCGCCGTCTACTACGGCAGTCGCTCCTTCGCGAAATCCGGCGGCCTCATCCCGATCCTGTCGCGCCGAAACGCCAAGGAGACGACCCTCGATTACGAGAAGGCGTCGTTCTACGGCCAAGCGCTGCGCTTCGCGGAAGCGCGAGGCCTTCATCTTGTCAACGTCGCCCGCACGATCGCACACGATCGCCTCCAATGGGCCGTCCGACAAAAACAGAAACTCGCCGACCTCGGCGCCCGTCTAGCCGCCATCGGTGCGGCACTCGGACTGGTCCGCGGCAGCAACAAACACTCCATCCCGGACACAATCAAGGAGGCCAAGCCCATGGTATCAGGCATCACCACCTTCCCGAAATCGCTCGACCAGGCTGTCGAAGACAAGCTCGCCGCCGATCCCGGGCTCAAGAAGCAATGGGAGGACGTCTCGACCCGCTTCCAGCTCGTCTACGCGAAGCCGGAAGCTGCCTTCAAGGCGATCAATGTCGACGCAATGGTCAAGGACCAGTCGGTCGCGCAGTCCACCTTGGCAAGGATTGCCGGCGAGCCAGAAAGCTTTGGCGCGCTCAACGGCAAGACCGGTCTTCTGGCGAGCCGTGCCGACAAGCAGGACCGGGAGAAAGCGGTCGCAAATGTGGCCGCGCTCGCCCGTAATCTTGAACGCTACCTACGTGAGCGGGCCGAGGCCGAATTCAAACATGAGACGGAGGAGCGCGCGGTCCGGCTCAAGGTTTCGGTCGACATCCCGGCGCTCTCTCCAGCCGCCAAGCAAACGCTCGAACGCGTGCACGATGCGATCGATCGCAACGATCTCCCGGCTGGCGTCGAATACGCGCTCGCCGACAAAATGGTGAAAGCAGAACTCGAAGGGTTCGCCAAGGCGGTTTCCGAACGTTTCGGGGAACGGACCTTCCTGCCTTTGTCTGCGAAAGACACTGATGGCAAGACTTTCGAGACCGTCACAGCAGGAATGACGGCCGGCCAGAAGGCGGAGGTCCAGTCCGCGTGGAATTCCATGCGGACGGTCCAGCAACTTGCCGCTTATGAACGAACGACGGAAGCGCTCAAGCATGCCGAGACGCTGCGGCAAACCAAGAGCCAAGGGCTCTCGCTGAAATGA
- the traF gene encoding conjugative transfer signal peptidase TraF, with protein sequence MTGAATRRSITKQQRRAIVVLSMAAVAAILLVVTAVAGGYRINLTPSEPLGLWRIAPLYRPAAIDDLVFICPPETAAMRAARARGYLRSGSCPGSVAPLIKTVIAVAGQHVEIGVSLSVDGRGVSSSSLALRDGKGRPLTPFPSSIVPPGYVFLHSAFPGSYDSRYFGPVPISGILGLAQEVFTYVP encoded by the coding sequence ATGACCGGGGCTGCAACCCGCCGGTCGATAACCAAGCAGCAACGACGAGCCATTGTGGTTCTGTCGATGGCGGCGGTGGCCGCCATCCTGCTGGTCGTGACTGCCGTCGCCGGCGGCTACCGCATCAATCTAACGCCAAGCGAACCACTTGGTCTCTGGCGCATCGCTCCGCTTTATCGTCCGGCGGCTATCGACGACCTGGTGTTCATCTGCCCACCGGAAACGGCGGCGATGCGGGCAGCGAGAGCCCGTGGCTATCTTCGTTCCGGTTCCTGCCCAGGCAGTGTCGCGCCGCTGATCAAGACCGTAATCGCCGTCGCAGGACAGCATGTCGAAATCGGCGTTAGCTTGAGCGTGGATGGGCGGGGGGTGTCCTCTTCCAGTCTCGCACTACGAGATGGAAAAGGCCGGCCGTTGACGCCCTTTCCGAGCAGCATCGTACCGCCAGGATATGTCTTCCTGCATTCCGCATTCCCCGGCTCCTATGACTCCCGATATTTTGGCCCGGTGCCGATCTCCGGCATTCTCGGGCTGGCGCAGGAGGTGTTCACCTATGTGCCGTGA
- a CDS encoding conjugal transfer protein TraB: MCRDYLRPALLIFASIAVGVVGWSGHVLLLPVALGFPVLWSIARTRLVAALVSAGYFLAASRGLPQGVATFYSSDIWPGLLLWLCASLSFVTVHAALWATSAALRPFRYFLAAVIMTIPPFGITGWAHPVTAAGVLFPGWGWWGLGFMTAGLAGLVTRIWPAVAIAFAGLWLWSAASWTEPRLPNGWRGVDLELGASLGRDADLHRQRDLIATVRNAASDGARFVVLPETALGFWTPTVERLWTAASGDADATVIVGAVVVDPRGYDNVLVAIDRKGGRILYRERMPVPGSMWQPWRFRGESGGARADFFANSVVAVDANRAAPLICYEQLIVWPVLQSMLHDPDFIIAIGNGWWTEGTSIVAIQRAATTAWSKLFAKPLVIAFNT; encoded by the coding sequence ATGTGCCGTGATTACCTTCGGCCGGCGCTGCTGATATTCGCTTCGATCGCGGTCGGCGTGGTGGGCTGGAGCGGCCATGTGTTGCTTCTACCCGTCGCACTGGGGTTTCCCGTTCTGTGGTCGATCGCGCGAACGAGATTGGTGGCGGCACTTGTCTCCGCCGGATATTTTCTGGCCGCATCACGTGGTTTGCCGCAAGGCGTGGCCACCTTCTATTCGTCGGATATCTGGCCGGGCCTGTTGCTCTGGCTGTGTGCGTCATTGAGCTTTGTCACGGTGCATGCCGCCCTCTGGGCGACGAGCGCTGCCCTTCGCCCATTTCGCTATTTCCTCGCTGCCGTCATCATGACCATCCCGCCATTCGGCATCACGGGCTGGGCGCATCCTGTCACCGCCGCCGGTGTTCTGTTTCCGGGCTGGGGATGGTGGGGATTGGGCTTCATGACAGCTGGCCTCGCGGGCCTCGTAACCCGCATTTGGCCAGCTGTCGCCATCGCCTTCGCAGGCCTTTGGCTGTGGTCCGCCGCATCGTGGACCGAGCCGCGTCTACCCAATGGCTGGCGCGGTGTCGACCTCGAATTGGGCGCTTCGCTCGGTCGGGACGCCGATCTTCACCGCCAGCGTGACCTGATCGCAACGGTGCGGAATGCGGCCAGCGATGGCGCACGCTTTGTGGTGCTGCCGGAAACTGCGCTCGGCTTCTGGACACCGACCGTGGAGCGGCTTTGGACAGCCGCGTCCGGCGATGCCGATGCGACGGTCATCGTCGGCGCAGTAGTGGTCGATCCAAGGGGCTATGACAATGTTCTCGTCGCGATCGACAGGAAGGGCGGCCGCATCCTCTATCGCGAACGCATGCCGGTTCCCGGTTCGATGTGGCAACCATGGCGATTCCGGGGGGAGAGCGGCGGCGCCCGGGCGGATTTCTTCGCGAACTCGGTCGTCGCTGTCGATGCCAACAGGGCGGCACCACTGATTTGCTATGAGCAACTGATCGTCTGGCCCGTCCTGCAATCCATGCTGCACGATCCTGACTTCATCATTGCCATCGGAAACGGCTGGTGGACCGAAGGGACATCAATCGTTGCTATCCAGCGAGCCGCTACCACGGCGTGGTCAAAGCTCTTCGCAAAGCCGCTTGTTATTGCCTTCAACACCTGA